The following are from one region of the Vibrio parahaemolyticus genome:
- a CDS encoding methylated-DNA--[protein]-cysteine S-methyltransferase, with the protein MNTVYTEMPSPLGAVTIQSNAEGLLGIWFETCTTKPSELGRRDDQHPILRQAVTQLDEYFSGLRNEFDLPLAATGTDFQNQVWHALTTIPYGETWSYQDLANAIGNPKAVRAVGLANGKNPISIVVPCHRVIGKSGKLTGYAGGVERKQRLLALEQGTPL; encoded by the coding sequence ATGAACACAGTTTATACCGAGATGCCGAGCCCACTAGGTGCGGTCACTATCCAATCTAACGCTGAGGGCTTACTTGGCATTTGGTTTGAGACTTGTACGACCAAGCCAAGTGAATTGGGGCGAAGAGATGATCAGCATCCGATTTTGCGCCAAGCCGTCACCCAGTTGGACGAATACTTTTCGGGTCTGCGCAACGAATTTGATTTGCCTTTGGCAGCGACAGGTACCGATTTTCAAAATCAAGTGTGGCATGCGTTAACGACCATTCCATACGGCGAGACGTGGAGCTATCAAGATCTCGCCAACGCGATTGGCAACCCGAAAGCCGTGCGTGCGGTTGGGTTAGCAAATGGCAAGAACCCTATTTCCATTGTGGTGCCTTGTCATCGCGTTATTGGTAAAAGTGGCAAACTGACTGGGTATGCTGGTGGGGTAGAACGCAAACAACGTTTGCTCGCATTAGAGCAAGGTACACCACTTTAA
- a CDS encoding DNA-3-methyladenine glycosylase 2 family protein has product MFIHPHTSLTFEQCQKARVSRDSRFDGRFYVAVKTTGIFCRPICPANLPKEENVEYFTDKAQALKAGYRPCLRCRPDSAPGSWAWKGVETTFQRAISLIDRGELHHHSVSELAERVGISDRYLRMLFEQYLGMSPKQYAQYQQLMFAKQLLHSSSMSVTEVGFAAGFNSTRRFNDAFQKFLKLTPSQVRRREFDGVSANRIALSYRGELNWQHMLDFYRLRAIEGVERVSGESYQRNVCLDNSKAWFKAIKGEGNLELEFEIEEVAKLQNLVSGVRRMFDLDTDICTVEQHLDYVAPGLVSNRGIRIPGVWNAWEAGVRAVLGQQVSVKAAIGQLNLLVKTLSGDADKRFFPTPDAIANADVSFLRMPQSRKETLVRFAQFMQSNAETDPQQWLALKGIGPWTVSYAQLRGQSQPDCFLDKDLVVKKAMQRYPSLNTHTAAPWGSYATFHLWNQS; this is encoded by the coding sequence ATGTTTATCCATCCTCATACATCGTTGACCTTCGAGCAGTGCCAAAAGGCGCGAGTGTCGCGAGACAGCCGTTTTGATGGGCGATTTTACGTCGCGGTAAAAACCACAGGGATTTTCTGCCGACCGATTTGTCCGGCGAACCTACCCAAAGAAGAAAATGTAGAGTACTTCACCGATAAAGCCCAAGCACTTAAAGCGGGTTATCGTCCTTGTTTGCGTTGTCGCCCAGACAGCGCTCCGGGATCGTGGGCATGGAAAGGCGTAGAAACAACATTTCAACGCGCGATTTCATTGATTGATCGAGGAGAGCTGCATCACCACTCGGTGTCTGAACTGGCAGAACGCGTTGGTATTTCTGATCGTTACTTGCGTATGTTGTTCGAGCAGTATCTCGGCATGTCACCAAAACAGTACGCGCAATATCAGCAGTTAATGTTCGCCAAGCAGTTGCTGCATTCCAGTTCGATGTCGGTTACGGAAGTCGGCTTCGCCGCCGGTTTTAACAGCACGCGCCGTTTCAACGATGCGTTCCAAAAGTTTCTGAAGCTCACGCCTTCTCAAGTTCGTCGAAGAGAATTTGATGGCGTGAGCGCGAATCGAATTGCGTTGTCTTATCGTGGTGAGTTGAATTGGCAACACATGCTGGATTTTTACCGACTAAGAGCTATCGAGGGCGTGGAGCGGGTGAGCGGCGAGAGTTACCAGCGCAACGTTTGTCTGGATAACAGCAAAGCGTGGTTTAAGGCGATCAAAGGTGAAGGAAACCTTGAGCTTGAATTCGAAATTGAAGAAGTTGCGAAGCTGCAAAACTTAGTGTCTGGAGTGCGGCGTATGTTCGATCTAGACACCGATATCTGTACTGTCGAGCAGCATTTGGATTATGTGGCACCGGGGCTTGTATCGAACCGAGGAATTCGGATTCCTGGAGTGTGGAATGCTTGGGAAGCCGGGGTTAGAGCCGTTTTGGGTCAACAAGTGTCGGTCAAGGCTGCGATAGGCCAGCTTAACTTATTGGTAAAAACGCTCAGTGGTGATGCTGACAAGCGCTTTTTCCCGACACCAGATGCGATTGCGAATGCCGACGTGAGTTTTTTGCGGATGCCGCAAAGTCGTAAAGAGACGTTGGTGCGTTTCGCTCAGTTTATGCAAAGCAACGCGGAGACGGATCCGCAACAATGGTTAGCGCTGAAAGGCATTGGACCTTGGACGGTCAGTTATGCTCAATTGCGTGGGCAATCCCAACCCGATTGCTTTTTAGATAAAGACTTAGTGGTGAAAAAAGCGATGCAGCGCTACCCATCACTCAATACGCACACCGCAGCCCCTTGGGGAAGCTACGCGACGTTTCACTTATGGAATCAATCATGA
- a CDS encoding YitT family protein — MDKDHSLRENLLALTLGSALVSLGVIFFSKVGLLTGGTAGLAIFLTKVSDFSFGQIFFALNLPFYILSVMRMGWRFTVNTFIAVSIVSFAVDHLHHVIEISRIEPFYAALLGGGLIGIGMLVIFRHKMSLGGFNILALYLQERFGIRAGKIQMALDCAIVVMSLFIVDVYLIALSVLGAIATNLILAMNHKPGRYQPKPQTA; from the coding sequence ATGGATAAAGATCATAGCCTAAGAGAAAACCTCTTGGCTCTGACGCTCGGTAGCGCGTTGGTGTCACTTGGGGTGATATTTTTCAGCAAAGTAGGATTACTGACTGGCGGCACCGCTGGCTTGGCCATCTTTCTGACCAAAGTCAGTGACTTCAGTTTTGGTCAAATATTTTTCGCCCTTAACCTCCCTTTTTATATTCTGTCTGTGATGCGCATGGGCTGGAGGTTTACGGTTAATACCTTTATTGCCGTTTCTATTGTCTCCTTCGCGGTCGACCATCTGCACCACGTGATCGAAATTTCCCGAATCGAACCTTTTTACGCAGCGCTGTTGGGCGGTGGATTGATCGGTATTGGTATGCTGGTGATATTTCGTCACAAGATGAGTTTGGGCGGCTTTAACATTTTGGCATTGTACCTTCAGGAACGCTTTGGGATTCGAGCGGGCAAAATTCAGATGGCGCTCGATTGTGCCATCGTGGTGATGTCGCTGTTTATTGTGGATGTGTACCTTATCGCTCTCTCCGTTCTTGGTGCCATTGCGACCAACTTGATTTTGGCGATGAACCACAAACCTGGACGATACCAGCCAAAACCGCAAACGGCATAA
- a CDS encoding DoxX family protein, with protein sequence MKTLLHKITTSQSGYSALALRIPIGIIFMAHGAQKLFGWFGGYGLEGTGQWMASIGLGPGVLMAFLAGSAEFFGGLFILLGLLTRPAAVALSFTMVVAIFSVHFENGLFMANNGYEFGLALLAASVSLAFSGAGKAALDNFLNKKFS encoded by the coding sequence ATGAAAACACTTTTACACAAAATCACGACATCACAATCAGGTTACAGCGCACTGGCACTACGTATCCCTATCGGCATCATCTTTATGGCGCACGGCGCTCAGAAACTGTTTGGTTGGTTTGGCGGCTACGGCTTGGAAGGCACAGGACAATGGATGGCATCAATTGGACTTGGCCCTGGCGTATTGATGGCATTTCTTGCTGGTAGCGCAGAATTTTTCGGCGGCTTGTTTATTCTACTTGGTTTGCTGACACGCCCTGCGGCAGTCGCACTCTCATTCACTATGGTTGTGGCGATTTTCTCAGTGCACTTCGAAAACGGCTTATTTATGGCAAACAACGGCTACGAATTTGGCCTAGCTCTGCTAGCAGCAAGTGTTTCACTGGCCTTTTCTGGCGCAGGTAAAGCGGCGTTAGATAACTTCCTAAACAAAAAATTCTCCTAA
- a CDS encoding acyltransferase, whose translation MATNRKIASLEFARIIAMVAIVGLHCQMALTYWQWDGVPWVGYLLNQLARFAVPLFFLISGYLIQPKLSSNPLETLVNYAKPLMKIWLVWSVISLLMPFQWQVVAEAGYLAERQGYWGYLASAPLNSLLEGGLVHLWFIPALVIAVAIIACLVRTGMAQLLLPTTVLLYVYGVLAGSYAPLTDLPAPFFTRNGPFFSTLLVVFGYLIREKQWLWSRNNTIRLILLGMALHFGEAYWLMQYDVAFNSNDFLFGTVIWSLGVFMWLLVHPNFGNMSWVFKWAPSVLGVYVSHLLVIIVMMNIAGFLGLQDLAKDAFLFPATLVVTLLLVRAIEASPLKKALLR comes from the coding sequence ATGGCGACAAACCGAAAAATAGCCAGTTTAGAATTTGCACGCATCATTGCCATGGTGGCAATTGTCGGGCTGCATTGCCAAATGGCCCTCACTTATTGGCAGTGGGATGGCGTACCTTGGGTCGGTTATCTTCTTAATCAGCTCGCTCGTTTTGCGGTTCCGCTTTTTTTCCTTATTTCTGGTTACCTTATCCAACCTAAGCTGAGCAGCAATCCACTCGAAACTTTAGTCAACTATGCGAAACCTCTAATGAAAATTTGGTTGGTTTGGAGCGTGATCAGCTTACTCATGCCGTTCCAATGGCAAGTCGTAGCAGAAGCGGGATACCTTGCCGAACGACAAGGCTACTGGGGATACTTAGCGTCTGCACCACTGAATTCATTACTAGAAGGCGGGCTTGTCCACCTGTGGTTTATTCCAGCATTGGTGATTGCGGTCGCTATCATCGCCTGCTTAGTTCGAACTGGCATGGCTCAGTTACTGCTTCCAACAACTGTGCTGCTTTACGTCTATGGTGTTTTGGCAGGCAGCTATGCACCTCTCACCGATTTACCTGCTCCGTTTTTCACTCGTAATGGGCCATTTTTCAGTACCTTACTTGTGGTATTTGGCTACTTGATTCGAGAAAAACAGTGGCTTTGGTCACGCAACAACACCATTCGCCTGATTCTCCTCGGTATGGCTCTGCACTTTGGTGAAGCCTACTGGTTGATGCAGTACGATGTGGCCTTCAACTCTAATGACTTCTTGTTTGGTACCGTCATTTGGTCGCTCGGCGTGTTCATGTGGCTGTTAGTTCATCCTAATTTTGGCAACATGTCATGGGTATTTAAGTGGGCCCCAAGTGTTTTAGGCGTTTACGTGAGCCATCTGTTGGTCATTATTGTCATGATGAACATAGCGGGCTTTTTAGGATTACAAGACTTAGCAAAAGATGCCTTCTTGTTTCCTGCCACTCTCGTCGTGACCTTGTTGCTGGTAAGGGCAATTGAGGCATCTCCACTGAAAAAAGCCCTACTCCGCTAA
- the nhaD gene encoding sodium:proton antiporter NhaD: protein MPIYPIVAFCCLLFSSSSFAAASSDLNLVNSAVGYIALILFSIAYILVMLEEYLKMRKSKPVLLAAGLIWILIGYTFAQHHQQDVAKSALEHNLLEYAELLLFLLVAMTYINAMEERKLFDALQAWMVGKGFGFKKLFWLTGFLAFVISPIADNLTTALLMCAVVMKVSGDNPRFVNLACINIVIAANAGGAFSPFGDITTLMVWQAGHVRFSEFMPLFVPSLINYVVPAFLMSLFVPNTKPNTIHEHVELKRGARRIVLLFVLTIATAVSFHAVLHFPPVVGMMMGLAYLQFFGYFLRKTLKHSLAKKAAMAIANGDDHALKRLGSVVPFDVFHRVSRAEWDTLLFFYGVVMCVGGLSLLGYLELVSNVMYTQWNPVWANVMVGVLSAIVDNIPVMFAVLTMDPSMSTGNWLLVTLTAGVGGSLLSIGSAAGVALMGAARGQYTFFGHLKWTPVIALGYAASIAAHLWMNGGLFT, encoded by the coding sequence ATGCCAATCTATCCTATTGTGGCTTTCTGCTGTTTGTTGTTCTCTAGTTCCAGCTTTGCAGCGGCATCCAGTGATCTTAATCTGGTGAACTCCGCCGTAGGCTATATCGCTCTCATTCTTTTCTCGATCGCTTATATTCTGGTCATGCTCGAAGAGTATTTGAAGATGAGAAAATCCAAACCTGTACTTCTCGCGGCAGGTCTGATTTGGATTTTGATTGGTTACACCTTCGCCCAGCACCACCAGCAAGACGTGGCAAAATCGGCGTTGGAACATAACCTACTTGAGTACGCCGAGCTGTTGCTGTTTTTGCTCGTTGCGATGACCTACATAAACGCGATGGAAGAGCGCAAACTCTTTGATGCTCTACAAGCGTGGATGGTTGGGAAAGGGTTCGGGTTCAAAAAACTGTTTTGGCTGACAGGCTTTCTGGCGTTTGTCATCTCTCCAATCGCAGATAACTTAACCACGGCCCTTTTGATGTGCGCGGTGGTAATGAAAGTGTCTGGCGACAATCCAAGGTTCGTCAATCTTGCTTGCATCAACATCGTTATCGCAGCCAACGCGGGCGGGGCATTCAGCCCATTTGGTGACATTACAACCTTGATGGTTTGGCAAGCTGGGCACGTGCGGTTCTCTGAATTCATGCCATTGTTTGTCCCTTCTCTAATCAACTATGTCGTGCCAGCGTTTTTAATGTCCCTTTTTGTACCGAACACCAAACCCAATACCATCCACGAGCATGTCGAATTAAAACGTGGTGCAAGGCGCATTGTGCTGCTGTTTGTCCTCACGATCGCTACGGCTGTCTCCTTCCATGCTGTTCTTCACTTCCCACCCGTGGTTGGCATGATGATGGGCTTGGCGTACCTACAATTCTTCGGGTACTTCTTAAGAAAAACCCTCAAACATTCGCTCGCGAAAAAAGCGGCCATGGCGATTGCGAATGGGGACGATCATGCGCTGAAACGTTTAGGCTCTGTCGTACCGTTTGACGTATTCCATCGTGTTTCTCGCGCCGAATGGGATACCTTGCTGTTCTTCTATGGCGTCGTGATGTGTGTAGGCGGCTTGAGCTTGCTCGGTTATCTCGAATTGGTTTCAAACGTCATGTACACCCAATGGAATCCGGTTTGGGCGAACGTGATGGTCGGTGTGCTTTCTGCCATTGTCGATAACATTCCGGTCATGTTTGCGGTACTAACGATGGACCCAAGTATGTCCACTGGTAACTGGTTGCTTGTTACGCTCACTGCGGGCGTAGGGGGTAGTTTGTTGTCGATTGGTTCAGCCGCGGGTGTGGCTTTGATGGGCGCAGCGCGTGGCCAATACACTTTCTTTGGCCACTTAAAATGGACGCCCGTGATCGCTCTGGGCTACGCCGCCAGTATTGCCGCTCATTTGTGGATGAACGGCGGCTTGTTTACCTAA
- a CDS encoding GFA family protein, whose amino-acid sequence MIKQVGNTQINPLHRLTCHCGKVELELTLPNGIEKPRRCDCSMCRRRSAIVASVPLSGIRIVQGDDVLKLYQFNTHTTKHFFCSECGIYTHHQRRSDPSEYGYNVGCLEGVNPYELGDIEVMDGVNHPSDR is encoded by the coding sequence ATGATTAAGCAAGTTGGCAACACTCAAATTAACCCCCTGCATCGACTGACCTGTCACTGCGGAAAAGTCGAACTGGAACTGACGTTACCCAACGGAATTGAAAAGCCGAGACGCTGTGATTGCTCTATGTGTCGTCGTCGAAGTGCGATTGTGGCTTCAGTACCTTTGAGTGGTATTCGTATCGTTCAAGGTGACGATGTTTTAAAGCTCTACCAATTTAATACGCATACCACGAAGCATTTTTTCTGTAGTGAATGTGGCATTTACACACACCATCAACGCCGATCAGATCCAAGTGAGTACGGTTACAACGTGGGATGTTTAGAGGGCGTTAACCCGTACGAATTGGGTGATATTGAAGTGATGGATGGCGTTAACCATCCATCGGATCGTTAG
- a CDS encoding alpha/beta fold hydrolase: MSEKIYFNTSQRFSVKRSLVNISTRLHHTLAPSHAKKTARKLLLTPARTQPKNAEPQGLVKAEIQGHTGAIKTYSLGQGPVWVLTHGWSGTASQFYPLMEHIAACGFTALAYDHPAHGESDGQYGHIPGFVRGLEEVLDSVEEGVAGLVGHSMGTASALECRHHKLENKPLLLIAPVLNYVENLFGSIARSGYSMKLFKAVVSEVEDQYGYPLQSIDPLKRLSERAAPTIIVHDEQDKFTKHSISAQAADEIENVELVTTQGQGHGRVMKCEQVFSSFDRLIERV; the protein is encoded by the coding sequence ATGAGTGAGAAAATCTATTTTAATACCTCGCAGCGTTTTAGTGTGAAGCGCAGTCTCGTCAACATCAGTACCCGCTTGCACCACACATTGGCCCCATCGCATGCGAAGAAAACGGCGCGAAAACTGCTGCTTACTCCAGCGCGTACGCAACCAAAAAATGCGGAGCCACAAGGATTAGTTAAAGCAGAAATCCAAGGGCACACTGGGGCTATCAAAACGTATTCGTTGGGTCAGGGGCCTGTGTGGGTTCTGACTCATGGTTGGTCGGGCACGGCGAGCCAGTTTTATCCGTTGATGGAACATATCGCGGCTTGTGGATTTACTGCGTTGGCTTACGATCATCCAGCACATGGTGAAAGTGATGGTCAATATGGTCATATTCCGGGCTTTGTGCGTGGCTTGGAAGAGGTTCTCGACTCGGTAGAAGAAGGCGTCGCCGGATTGGTTGGACATAGTATGGGAACGGCGTCTGCACTTGAGTGCCGTCATCATAAGTTGGAAAACAAGCCACTGCTATTGATTGCGCCAGTGTTGAATTACGTAGAGAACTTGTTTGGCAGCATTGCGCGTTCTGGCTATTCAATGAAACTGTTCAAAGCGGTGGTATCGGAAGTGGAAGATCAGTATGGCTACCCATTGCAATCGATCGACCCTCTGAAGCGACTCTCGGAGCGAGCTGCACCCACGATCATCGTGCATGATGAGCAAGATAAATTCACTAAACACAGCATTTCCGCTCAAGCCGCTGACGAGATTGAAAATGTTGAGTTGGTGACAACACAAGGTCAAGGCCATGGGCGAGTCATGAAGTGTGAGCAAGTATTTAGCAGCTTCGACCGCTTGATTGAACGCGTGTAG
- a CDS encoding TetR/AcrR family transcriptional regulator, which produces MKKGKVTKEFILQRAFEIASEDGLESLTIGELAKQCGMSKSGLFAHFNSKLNLQLSVLEYANQVFAERVIEPARGLGDGNIERKIRGLLDSWMTWNHSFQGSCMFLDAWNDAADKNCPLQAALRKAIDTWLSYLEIQIAKGKENQEFISDLDTRQATFDLYGQYLSAHVFYSIKGEEESLRLFWQGIDNLLARWRG; this is translated from the coding sequence ATGAAAAAAGGAAAAGTAACGAAAGAGTTCATTCTGCAGCGCGCATTTGAAATTGCCAGTGAAGACGGCTTAGAAAGCCTCACCATTGGCGAACTAGCGAAGCAGTGTGGCATGTCCAAAAGTGGTCTGTTTGCTCACTTTAATTCCAAGTTGAATTTGCAGCTTTCCGTGCTTGAGTACGCAAACCAAGTGTTTGCTGAAAGAGTGATTGAACCTGCACGCGGGCTTGGTGATGGCAATATTGAGCGGAAAATCCGAGGGTTGTTGGATTCTTGGATGACGTGGAACCATTCATTTCAAGGCAGCTGTATGTTCCTTGATGCGTGGAATGATGCCGCAGACAAAAATTGTCCGTTACAAGCGGCATTACGTAAAGCGATTGATACTTGGTTAAGTTATCTAGAAATTCAAATTGCGAAAGGCAAAGAAAACCAAGAGTTTATAAGCGACTTAGATACTCGTCAGGCGACGTTCGATTTATACGGGCAGTACCTGAGCGCGCATGTTTTCTATTCGATCAAAGGTGAGGAAGAGAGCTTACGCTTATTTTGGCAAGGCATCGACAACTTGCTTGCTCGATGGAGAGGTTAA